DNA from Cottoperca gobio chromosome 4, fCotGob3.1, whole genome shotgun sequence:
TATATAGTTAAAAGTGACACCACGTTGAATGCAGCGATTCCTTTTAGGGAACCGCTACAGTCGGATCAGCGTGAAAAACATGGAAAGGACCAGTGGAGAAGAAATGCGCTGCCCCGTCCATCCATTTCctccctctgcttctctttaAGCCCAGggccctctcctcttctccttcgcTTGTGAGGTTCAAGTCCTGGCTGTTCCTTTTCTTCGGTTTTCTCCTGTCCCTCGACTCTAAGGGTGCGGGAGGTTAATTCGGTCCTCTATTAGAGTGTTGTCGGGGCCTTGTGTCTCCATACACTGCTTGACAGTCGCTATGACTCCAGACAGACGCCTGTCCAGGGCTGCGAGGTGTGGCTCAGCCAGCACCGGGTGGATGGGGTCGAATGCCAAGCCCTGCCGCATAGCTGAACTCAGAGCTCCACTCCTCAGCAGGTTTAACCTGTTCCATGTTGAGACACGAACCCTGACGGAGAAAGGGGAGATGATATTATAGTAAAAATTTCtcaaaaataaagtattgaGATCTGATATAATACTCACATGCAGCACTGATAGAGAGGTGCGAGGATACTTCGCTCATCCAGAGCTGCGTTCCCAAAGCTGCACACAGGAACAAAACCCAACatcaattaaaaaactaaaagtattaaagtaaGGCAGCTGAAGCCAGAGGCCTGTCTGCAGAGCGGTTAGGAGAGGCCATCAAAATGCATTAGCCACACTCAACTGGCCGCTGTAGACGACTGCACACAGACTCTAAGACACGCTTTCAAATGTAACGCGTCTATGACACAGTCCTCTTAGCAAAGCCAACCAGAAGAGAGAGATTGCCTTTCTGTTGCCCGACCGGAGcgtgactttgtgtttgttacaACAGCAGTTTCCCTGTTATCTGTGCTCCGGTGTTATCGGTGAGGAGCCTTCAGGTTTAACATTAGGATGACAAACATCTGGTAAAACCATTAAATAGTATTTGAAAAAAACTTGTCAACTACCTTTCAAACTGATTTTGGGACAAGCTAAAAACATACAGCAGCCTCATCCTGCCAACTGTGATTAGTTCttgaaaaatgtcaacatgtgaAACGGAAAATCTGCCACCGTTTGTTTgaatcatcaaaaacaagatcAGTTCAAAGAGGGATTAACGGCTCAACGTCTTCACTTCACAGAACAGGCTGTTCACCATGAGTCAACTAAAAAGTACTTTCAGTAGCGAGATGGGCAttgtgaaatgtcagaaaatgtcaaaacagaCAAATCTTTGTTGCTTTGAAATGCCGAAACATGTTGGTTGAATTATGTGAAATCTCTAGTAAACCAACTGATTGCAtgtttattctgtatttcaGTACCAATATGTAAGTCTTTCACATTATGACTCGCCTCTTTGCGTTGTCGAGCAGGATGAGCATGCTGGCGCCGCCGTCATCCTGGAAGCTCTCGTAGTGATGCCGATCAGCGTTCCCAATGAGATAATCAAATACGGCCGTGTCGATGACATCCAGCAGCCTCGGCCCTGCATCATATGGAGGCATTTTCTTCACTGCCTCACAGTAACTCTCATCGTACTCCCACCTGGAGGATAAACAAACACACGAAACCATTAAAAATCAGATGAACATCTACCATGTTTACAATAAATGGTATGTcatacatgcagacacacagctgtaaaCCCCTGCCACGAGCATAAATACTCAAGCCCCACCGCTATCTGATTGGGTACAAGTTAAGTCCCGTATAGTGTGAACATATTAGTCATTTACAAAAATGCAGCGCAGTGACAACATTTCATACATCAGACATATATAACGCAGAACTGCCGATGCGCATTAAACCGGCGTTGTACCGGTTCATGAGTCAGCTGTCTTTCACTGTTAGTAGAGAATCCAGTGTGCAGTGTAGTTCATACACCTAACTGATCAGGAAGCCCATAACGTTATCGCCCTCTCGGTTATagttttatctctctctgtctctctaattACTTCAACAATCTGATAACAAGAACAGGATCCCAATACAACACGTGCTACACAATGCTCACCTGACCTCAACAGTGTACGTGTGAGAGACAATTCCAGGTCTTGCTTATTTCTGTGATCTTATatcatatttaacatttgtgCACTTTGAAATACAATTGAAATTCTACAACAGGAAACATGTGATGACATTAGGAGCGCTCAGCAGGGAGCATTATTACCGTTATTACTGAGCTTAGCAAGGTGTTCCAGTTACAGTACATGGCAGCTTTCGCACATATTCAGCTTCATCTCAGCAGGTGCACTGTCAAAAGTCACTCCTCAGATATTCTGTAAAGTCAGCCTTTGCTCAatattatatagtgtatatatatatatatatatatatatatatatatgctgatGAATGGTTCCACCGTATCCAAGTTAAAGCACCTCTGGGCAGAATAGTGCCCTGAAGATATCATTCACAATTGTATTGTGATGATAGTAATCTGAACAATGAGACCCTATATGACAATGATGTGCAGAACAAGAGGAGCCCGTGTCTACTTGACAGTAACAAAGACAGTCTTAGATTATATCAGAGACAACCCGATACAGACACATATATTTGTGTAGTCCCACAGCATCTTCATGCCATTTGTGCACAATAACAATGAGAGCAGCTGATCCACTAACTGTATGATGACATATTGCAATCGACAACTACTATAGAAATCCATTTGAATTTTAGCAACATAAATAGTTTttggaataataaataaaaaacttgaAATTACATACATGAAATAAAATCCCATGGAATCAGATAAAtctttttcaaagtaaaatatatttcaatgcTAGAAattcagcaatattaaaatttCACAATTAGGTTTTCAGTTGCTTCGGAGTTCAACACTATTAcagcttttatttgtattaacaGAACTATTCTCTCTGCTGCCCACAAGTTATGGAAATGTATGATGAACATCGCTAACCACTCATCAAATGATAAGATAACTGATTCAAGCATTCTCCGCCCTCACTCGTCAGTCGCCCTCCAACCCCACGAAGCATTTCTTAGAATAAgtgtgtcattgttttttaaGATCAGGCAAGTAAAGGTCAGCCTATTTAATATCTTTAAGATAAAATACCATCCCTGTGGAAAACCTGTTGACGCTCAGCATCAGTACAACATTTCCATTTGCTTCCGataaacataaataatcacAATTCAATAAAAGTCATAGGATTCTCGCTTTTTAAACACCCACCTGGCCAGTTTCCCCTCTCTGTATGTGCGTCCCCAGGggtgtctgtgtttctgcaaTGGCCAGACGTCTGGCAGCCAAAGGGTTAACGAACCCTCCATAATCTCCCCCTCTGCACACGCTGGCTCGCTCTCCCGACAGTAATAACACTTCCCATAGAAACATGTGTTATTacctggagaggagagagagagagagagagagagagagagagagagagagagagagagagagagagagagagagagagagagagagagagagagagagagagagagagagagagagagagagagagagaaggtacaGATTAATAAATCCACTTGACCCTGACGTCTGAGCGATACAAACACGGCTGTGTAAGGAGGTTCTTTGAGAGAAGTCGATAGCAAAGTGAAGACGTGAAATTTGAAAAGTGAATAAACAACTTTGACCCAAGACTCATAGAAAGAAGCATTTTCACCACCAAGGTCAAATTCAAGTAATGTTTTGGGCATGTTCAAGCTTTCCCAGCACACTGTGGTAAATTATAAAAGTAATGCAATTACAATTTCAAGCAGTCtcaatcactttattcaaaatCCAAGCATGTTTCAAACCTTGAAAAATACTGACTTCATCTCTACTAATGTCAAGGTCCGAGTTCACTGTTAACCTACAACATGGTTCAGCTTCTGTTGAATTTTTAAATGTCCTGTTTCAACATTGTAAGCAGCAAAAACTAAAAATTCAATCCACTTCCATTGTGGGTTTTTTGATTTTCTAAATCTCATTATCATAGAACTAAAAACCTGGACACCTAAAGCATGTAGGAGTATTGTATAAAGTGAAGCAACCTGTTGTACTCTCTTTATTAAACACTTCTGTTGAGGatgaaatgacacatttctgcCTATGCCACTGTGAAAGTGGGTGGCGTTCTGGCTACCCTCTGTAAACCACAATTGTAAAGGTCGTTACAGCAATGAGTCATGTTCAATACTGATTGGCGGTAAGTGACAGCTATAAACATAAGGCAACTTACAGAACATAAAACATGCGAGTGGCCTGAACAGCTGGTCAATCagtaacaaaagaaaatctacTACGTGCCAAACAGAAACCCACAATGCCGCAGATATATACCAACATGGGCCACCAAACAAAAAGATGAGAAGTGATTGAACATCATCACAAAACAATTCTTCATGCTAGAATGTGGATCCGCATTGGTGTACGACCGGATCCGGTTGTGCAGGTTTTACACGTCTGCTTACTTATGTTGGTGAGTACAGAAGGGGTGTGGAGTCATAAAGAAGTGATGCAACCTGAATCCACTGTAACCTTCTCCTGATCTCTGCTTGATGGTAGCGGCTCGGGCTTcattagctgctactagcataacacctTAATCGCAAATAGAACCGCCTGCGGTCAAGTTGCATTGTCggtaatataattaattaataaaagaaattgACGGAAATTTGGATAAAACCCTTTATCAGGGTATATGTAATCCTATATTCCAATATCGATACGTGTCATGATATAGTACATTTTATCTACAACGAAGTGAGAAACTTTTCATGGATAAAGTATTTTTTAGCAACTTGTTGATTTGCAACATTTTCCATAACGGCCAAATACACCCAGAGATATTTAAGCAGTACAGTAGCTACCACGGTATACACGTGATAGAAAAACATCAGCTTGTAGACACATTAACCCAAAATTAAATCATCAGGGTTATTATCTCACACTTTTAAAAAGCTCTTTCAAAGCCACATtagacattatacaactgttttcacaggttGAGCAGTATTTAAGTCCCTGGGACTGATAAACTGACCTTTATGTGTAACACTGCTGGAGTTCCCCTTTGACTAAGGTATTTCTTACTGCAGGGATATAGTATTAGCTTGCAACACATttgtatccatgtatctttgaaagaaaacatacaagaAGAGTAATACAACCTCTTAAAATATTCCTGGCATGAAAAGATAATTTATTGTTTAATAGGCTATATCAAGTGTACGATGCAACGCCCTCGCTAAACAGGACTAGGCAGGTTATATCTTCTTCTAGTGTGCTGACAGAGAGCTCgaaaagaaagagagcgagagttAATGACCGAGTGAGAAACTGAGATAAGAATGTGAAAGAAAGCTGAAAGATGagtcaaaagaaaaggaaatggtTCACGCAATAACACCACTACATCACTCTGGTATGTCTGAAAACACTCACTTCATACTAGAAAGTTAATTATGAAGTGTGAGAGAAGACAAAAGAGTGGACAGATCCTCACCCTGCATGAGGAAGGTGCTCAGCAGCTGGTCTGTGGCCACAGGTTTAATCTCTGTTCGCACGTTGACGTATCTCCCGACCACTAGAGGTGCTCTCCTGAACCCCAGGATCCTGCAGAGAGGACGGAGATACCAGAACATTATTACACAGAAGTTCTGATCCAATAACAGATCAACGAGGTTAAAAGTGAGACACTTCGATAATAATGTTTGCACACCTGTCCAGGTGAAAAGCAGCCACCTCTGCGTTGTGCCTGTCATAGCCTGCATATGGCTCGCCTTCGACAACAGTAGTCTCTGTTATATCTATGGAATAGTAGAAAGGACACAAATAAGAAAGCTGAATCACTCTttaaggaatacttcacccccaaaagtATCATTTATATCTCcattactcaccctgtgttaccttgaattcttaagGAAAACTTAATTTTTCTCGCATGTATCtgcggtgaacgaagaatccaaaaactgaGAACATTCTTGataaattgaagtaaatgggggctgGTTTTTCTAAACTCTTAGAAACACTTCTGCATTAAAAGTGCATTCTACGTATCTATGCGAGTACTGTTGATACCGGAAGTTAATTTtcggattcttcgttcaccgtggaggcatgggagaaaaacaaagttttcttctaGTGAGTACTTGATAAAGAAATGGTAATTTTGTTGGTAATAAATTCCTTTAATCATGAAATATTAGTGTGTAATTGCATTATTAACCAATCTGACCTCTTGGGTTTGAAGACAACTTTCTGTCCACTGTCCAGCACCAGCAGGGCTTTGAGCTGCGTGCCCTTATAGCCCACATCTGCCCGTTCTACCCTGGCACTGCTGAGGGAGGTGAGCACAGCAGCCAGCTCTGGGGTCTCCTCGGGATACACCTCTCTCGGGCCCTACCCACTGGCTTGCTATCTCCCACGGAGACTGAAGGGTGTGGGTAAGGCGAGCTCCCCGGGACAGAGGAAGGCCAGCTTCCATCTGTTAGAGGTGGCCGATAATAACACAGTGTGTAATGATATTGATATACACGTCTGCCAAAAGCTGAGCAGCACTTCAGAGTGTGACTGTACACTAGCTATATCCAATTAATGTAATGTGCATCCTACTTTATTATTCTCTCAAATTAAAGCACTGAtgtttttatatactttttaaacgagactgaaaatgaaaatgactggCACTCTGACCTTGCGAAACGCTTTCAGGTCCCGTCGGCTGGACGCAGTACCCTCGCCTCCATCCAGCAGGAAGATCTTGGCCAGGCCCAGCAGGAGGAGCACGGCACACAGCACCACCATGCGCTGTTTGAGCTTCATCTCCACACCGACCTACCCCGACCCCCTCCTCACCCGACGCTCTGTGTGTCCCCCGCAGCGAATCCCCCTCACCCCTGATGCATTGCTCCTGTAACTCCCTGTCGCCCGCCAAACCAGCCTGCACCGTCAGACAAACTATTCTGAAGGACGGGAGCTGATGTTCTCTTGTACTACAATCTGAGCAAACAGGctgagggagggaagaggagcgGACACAGACGAGAACCaggaaagggaagagagggagagcagaaaAATGTACCGTCAATAATATGTGCAGAGAAAACTGATCGATTTGCTGCCCCTCTTTCTTGTTTCGCCTCTGGGCAGAGAATGACCCAGTACTGCAGCAGAGCTGAAGCTTGTCCAGGATATGTAACTACATCAGGAAGTCACAGTCTGCTCTATGTAAATGTGAGCAAAACAAGCACGGTGTGTATAATGAACAGCAAAGTGTACTTTGGCTGATAACTGAAGTGCTGTTATAGGCTGGGCTGTGATACAGCTGTGGGGCCACATTTACAGCATGCATACCTCCCCGTTTCTGGTAGCCAATACAGTCCCTCCCTCTACAACACTGGATCTGGGGAAAGAAGGAACTCTGTCTCTTTATAGACCCTGTCTGTTTCTAGTGAGCATGAGATGGCCAGGTAGTCCTGCTGTGGTGCAGAGGGGGTCAGATGAGGTGCAGGACCCAGCACAGCCCCTCTTGTCTTGACGGTCTAAACCTTGCAAAAGAGAAATTAACCCTCTAATTACAAAGCTTCATGTTTAATTCACCTGCCTGCTACAGCTAAACACAGTGACAAAATGAGCTGAAACATGTCAGCTTGTATTCACGGCAgtaaaaatgtatacaactgCCACGTCCAACTGGCAGTTAATCGACTCTGCTGTCGTTAATTAGCGCCAAACGAACCCAGAGCAACGTTATCAAAACTGTGACAAAACGACACCAAGCAAGACATTAACAGGCTAAAATATTATCAATGACGGTTCAGCTGGTTTTGACACAGCTCAAGCCGAAACAGGTTTGGCCACGCAGGCAATCGTTACTTCAACACAATCGGTCTTTCATAATGTTGCTGCCCTTTTTTAACACCACTGAGGAAACGGTTGGTCAAcgccaaaaataaaataaaaaccactTAAAACGTCTCAATGATACTCTATTTAGATGCTTTCTAAGATGATTATTCCGGCGTTACATGTCTTACCAGGTCACCGTATCTGCAACAAAAATGATCACATCTATCAAGACGGTGCTAGCTGCTTAGCAAGCCACTGCACACCTTGCTGTATAGGTTAGCTAAAGCTgccagctagctaacgttacagtaCGTCGTCAGTTGTTTTTACTGGCTGCCGACCAAGCCACTTACCTTATCGCCATATGACGTTCACCGTATACAAAGTAGCTTCCAATTGTCTGTGAAGTCCTGcaatattgtataatatttttatCAATTGTCCTACCGCTAAAAGTCACGGAGGTTTATCATTTACTCACTCCCCCCCGGTAGAGCTCCCTCTCCTCCGCCCTTTTCCTTCGAATCCTTCTCCGGCTTGCCGTGTCCACTTCCGAaacacttcctcctcctgcaggagcTCGCGGCCGCCACCAGGTGGCAGTGCTGCACCGTTAGCTTCATACAGCATATAACGAGAAGCACATACcccacatgtctgtgtgtgttcgtcGTGTTATTTTAATGTCCTCAAATTCTACATCTGTTAAgtgtctttctctcactgtgttATGTTTTAATTGTGCTGCTAAGTCTGTTATTACTTTATCCTTAATTTCTCTCATTTGTGTTTA
Protein-coding regions in this window:
- the fam20b gene encoding LOW QUALITY PROTEIN: glycosaminoglycan xylosylkinase (The sequence of the model RefSeq protein was modified relative to this genomic sequence to represent the inferred CDS: deleted 2 bases in 2 codons), with amino-acid sequence MKLKQRMVVLCAVLLLLGLAKIFLLDGGEGTASSRRDLKAFRKMEAGLPLSRGARLTHTLQSPWEIASQWVGPREVYPEETPELAAVLTSLSSARVERADVGYKGTQLKALLVLDSGQKVVFKPKRYNRDYVVEGEPYAGYDRHNAEVAAFHLDRILGFRRAPLVVGRYVNVRTEIKPVATDQLLSTFLMQGNNTCFYGKCYYCRESEPACAEGEIMEGSLTLWLPDVWPLQKHRHPWGRTYREGKLARWEYDESYCEAVKKMPPYDAGPRLLDVIDTAVFDYLIGNADRHHYESFQDDGGASMLILLDNAKSFGNAALDERSILAPLYQCCMVRVSTWNRLNLLRSGALSSAMRQGLAFDPIHPVLAEPHLAALDRRLSGVIATVKQCMETQGPDNTLIEDRINLPHP